From one Lycium ferocissimum isolate CSIRO_LF1 chromosome 5, AGI_CSIRO_Lferr_CH_V1, whole genome shotgun sequence genomic stretch:
- the LOC132057879 gene encoding uncharacterized protein LOC132057879 codes for MQEVWTKLKEVKKGLKDLNNKEFKGVVEKIKKARGQLQELQGKMRDPTQAINTYDTEKLLKEKLEKWNLIEESIYKQKSRNKWLKEGDCNTAYFFTSAKSRKAQNLIITLQNENGDTVSTEAGIEEEVLGFYNNLLGTTNQAIPAIQPHMLNNEPTLTREQQTELIKPFSAVDVYQALKDIGDMKAPCIDGFNSCFLKKRGQQ; via the coding sequence ATGCAGGAAGTTTGGACCAAATTAAAGGAGGTGAAAAAGGGCTTAAAAGACCTTAACAACAAAGAATTCAAAGGGGTTGtagaaaagattaaaaaagcAAGGGGTCAGTTGCAAGAGCTGCAAGGAAAAATGAGGGATCCTACTCAAGCTATCAATACCTATGACACAGAAAAACTGCTAAAGGAAAAACTAGAAAAATGGAACCTCATTGAGGAAAGTATATACAAACAAAAATCAAGGAATAAATGGCTCAAGGAAGGTGACTGCAACACTGCTTACTTCTTTACTAGTGCTAAAAGCAGAAAAGCCCAAAATCTGATTATCACACTTCAAAATGAAAATGGGGATACAGTGAGTACAGAAGCAGGTATAGAAGAAGAGGTCCTGGGCTTCTACAACAACCTTTTGGGGACAACAAACCAAGCTATACCAGCTATACAACCTCACATGCTGAATAATGAGCCAACACTAACCAGAGAACAACAAACAGAGCTCATAAAACCATTCAGTGCTGTAGATGTCTACCAAGCCCTCAAAGACATAGGTGACATGAAGGCACCTTGTATAGATGGTTTCAACTCATGCTTCTTAAAAAAGCGTGGCCAACAATAG